The DNA sequence GCTGGTCGACTGCGTGCGGGCCGCGGAATCCGCGTTGAGCCAAGCGAGTTCGCTGCTGGACGCGGTCGACAGCGCCGCCGGTGACATCCGGCGGGCCGCCTCGCGACTGTCCGCGGTGATCGAGGACACCCAGGCCGGGATACGCCAGGCCGGCGAACTGCTCGCCGGCGGCACGGTGCCCCAGGGCGCCGAGTTGGAAGCCGCCCGCGACGCCGCGTCGGCGGCGGTCGCCGCCGCACAGCGGTCCGGCGCCACCGATCCGCTGGGCGCGTTCACCCAGCTGACCAAGGCCGACGCCGACCTCGACCGGCTGCTGGCCGCCGTCGAACAGGAACGTGAGGCCGCCGACCGGCTGAACCGCGCGCTCGAGGAGGCGCTGTTCGTGGCGCGGTCGCGGGTCCGTTCGGTGTCGGACTTCATCGACACCCGCCGCGGCAGCATCGGCCCGGAGGCCAGGACGCGGTTGGCCGAAGCGGTGCGCCAGATCAGCGCCGCGGATGCCGTCCGCGCGACCGACCCGTCGACGGCGATCGCGCACGCGAACGGGGCGGCCATGCTCGCCGCGCAGGCCCAACAGCTGGCCAACAACGACGTCCAGTACGCGCAGCAGGCGTACATGGGCCGCTACGGCGGGGGCGGCGGCGGCAACATGGGCGCGATGATCGGCGGCATCCTCATCGGCAACATCCTCAGCGGCGGGATGCGCGGCGGTTTCGGGGGCGGATTCGGAGGGGGCGGGTTCGGCCCGGGATCCTTCGGCGGCTCCGGTGGCGGCGGCGGTGGGATGTTCGGCGGCGGGGGCCGGTTCTGACCCCCGGGGCGAAGGCGGTCTAGCAGCCCTTGAGCCGCACCGCGAGGTAGTCGGACACCTCCGAGAGCGCGATGCGGTCCTGCGTCATCGTGTCGCGTTCGCGGATCGTCACGGCGTGGTCCTCGAGCGAGTCGAAGTCGACCGTGATGCAGTACGGCGTGCCGATCTCGTCCTGGCGGCGGTAGCGCCTGCCGATCGCGCCGGCGTCGTCGAACTCGACGTTCCAGTTGCGGCGCAGCTCGGCGGCGAGGTCACGCGCCTTCGGTGACAGGTCGGCATGGCGCGACAGCGGCAGCACCGCGGCCTTGACCGGCGCCAGCCGCGGATCCAGCCGCAGCACGGTGCGCTTGTCGACGCCACCCTTGGCGTTGGGCGCCTCGTCCTCGGTGTAGGCGTCGACCAGGAACGCCATCAGCGACCGGGTCAGGCCGGCCGCGGGTTCGATGACGTACGGCGTGTAGCGGGTGTCGGTGGCCTGGTCGTAGAACGACAGGTCGGTGCCGGAGTGCTTCGAGTGCGTCGACAGGTCGAAGTCGGTGCGGTTGGCTACACCTTCCAGCTCACCCCACGGGTTGCCGGCGAAACCGAACTTGTACTCGATGTCGACCGTGCGGTCCGAGTAGTGCGACAGCTTCTCCTTGGGGTGCTCGTAGAGCCGCAGGTTGTCGCGGTCGATGCCGAGGTCGACGTACCACTGCAGCCGGGTGTCGATCCAGTACTGGTGCCATTCCTTGGCCGTCGACGGTTCGACGAAGAACTCCATCTCCATCTGCTCGAACTCACGGGTGCGGAAGATGAAGTTGCCCGGCGTGATCTCGTTGCGGAAGCTCTTGCCGATCTGGCCGATGCCGAACGGTGGCTTCTTGCGCGCGGTCGTCACCACGTTGGCGAAGTTGACGAAGATGCCCTGCGCGGTCTCGGGCCGCAGGTAGTGCAGCCCCTCCTCGGTCTCGATCGGGCCGAGGTAGGTCTTGAGCATCATGTTGAAGTCGCGCGGCTCTGTCCACTGACCCTTGGTGCCGCAGTCCGGGCAGGTGATCTCGCTCATCGGCACGGAGTCCGGGTCGTCGATGCCCCGCTTCTCGGCGTAGGCCTCCTGCATGTGGTCCTGACGGTGCCGCTTGTGGCAGTTCAGGCATTCGACGAGCGGGTCGTTGAACACCTCGACGTGACCGGAGGCCACCCACACCTCGCGCGGCAGGATGATCGCGCTGTCGAGGCCGACGACGTCGTCGCGGCCGGTGACCACCGAGCGCCACCACTGCCGCTTGATGTTCTCCTTGAGTTCGACCCCGAGTGGCCCGTAGTCCCACGCCGACTTGGTACCGCCGTAGATCTCGCCGGATTGGTAGACCAGTCCACGGCGTTTCGCCAGGTTCGCAACGGTGTCGATGATCGAAGAAGATGGAGCCACGGTCCAACAGCGTAGTGGGCGCGCAGACCGCGGCCCGCCAGCGCGTCGACAGCCGTTGACATGCAGATCGATGCATGTATGGTGGCTGCCATAATGAAAATCGTTTCCAGCACTGCGGCGTCGGACACCCACCAGCACAGCGCGGCCCCGGTGCCGGAGCTGCCCGCGCGCGAAGTCCTCGAGAGTGCGGGTGAACTGCTGCGGGCCCTGGCCGCGCCCGTGCGCATCGCGATCGTGCTGCACCTGCAGCATTCGGCGCGCTGCGTGCACGAACTGGTCGACGCGCTGGGCGTGCCGCAGCCCCTGGTGAGCCAGCACCTGCGCATCCTCAAACAGGCCGGCGTGGTGGCCAGCGAACGGTCGGGCCGGGAGGTGCTGTACCGCCTCGTCGACGCGCACCTGGTGCACATCGTCACCGACGCCGTCGCCCACGCCGGCGAGGACGCCCGGTGAGCCCGGCCCCCGTGCGCGCGACCCGGCAGCGGGCCGCGATCGCCGAACTCCTCGAGGAGGTCGACGACTTCCGCTCGGCCCAGGAACTGCACGACGCCCTCAGACGCCGGGGCGAGGGCATCGGGCTGACCACGGTGTACCGCACCCTGCAGTCGATGGCGGAGTCCGGACTCGTCGACACCCTGCGCACCGACACCGGCGAATCGGTGTACCGCCGCTGCTCGGCCGATCACCACCATCACCTGGTGTGCCGGGCGTGCGGGGCCACCGTCGAGATCCAGGGCGGTCAGGTGGAGACGTGGGCCGCCGACATCGCCCGCGAACACGGGTTCTCCGACGTCAGCCACACCATCGAGATCTTCGGGGTGTGCGGGGACTGCTCAGGACGTTAGATCGCGGCGGATGTCGGCGCCCGTGCTGAGCACCAGCAGGATCAGTGTGCGCAACGCCTCGTCGGACAGCCCGGCGGCCGGAAAGTTGTAGCGCAGCAGCACATCGGCGGCCTTCTTCGAATTGCGTTTGGCGCCCGCCGCGATCTCCTTCGGACCGCTCTTGGCCGCCAGGGACACCGTGCCCAGCAGCGTGCCGTGTGCGTGGTCGGCGACGGCGTTGCGCAGTCTGGCGTCCAGCGGCAGATCCCACGCCAGGATCTGCGTGAGCGACACCAGGTCAAGGCCTTCGGCGATGGAGACCACCCGCAGCGAGGCGATCGTCCCGTCGTGCCGCACGGTGAGCGCACCGTCGGCCTCACGGGTCACCGCGTCGACGAAACCGTCGAGCACGGCGGCCAACCGCGGCTGCAGGTCCATCAGGCCCGACCGAACCTTCGGTTGCGGCTCACGTACTCCTCGCAGGCCGCCCACAGGTCGCGGCGGTCGTAGTCCGGCCACAGTTTGTCCTGGAAGACGTATTCGGCGTAGGCGGACTGCCACAGCAGGAAGTTGCTGGCCCGCTGCTCCCCCGACGTGCGGATGAACAGGTCGACGTCGGGGATGTCGGGCCGGTGCAGATGCTTGGCGAACGCGGCCTCGGTGATGCGGCCCGGGTTCACCTTGCCGTCGACGGCCTCCTGCGCGAGCTGGCGCGCCGCCTCGACGATCTCGGTGCGCCCGCCGTAGTTCACGCAGTAGTTGATGGTGATGACGTCGTTGTCGACCGTCATCTCCTCGGCGATGTCGAACTCCTTGCTCACGCTGCGCCACATCCGTGGCCGCGATCCGACCCAGCGCATCCGCACACCCATGTCGTTGAGGTTCTCGCGGCGGCGGCGGACCACCTCACGGTTGAACCCCATCAGGAAGCGCACCTCCTCGGTGCTGCGTTTCCAGTTCTCGGTGGAGAACGCGTACACCGTCAGGTGTTTGATGCCGATCTCGATGGCTCCGCAGGTGATGTCGATGAGCACCGCCTCGCCCATCTTGTGGCCCTCGGTGCGGTGCAGCCCGCGCTGCGTCGCCCAGCGACCGTTTCCGTCCATCACGACCGCGACGTGCTGGGGCACCTGGTCGGCGGGGATCTTCGGCGCCGCCGCCTTGCTCGTATGCTGCGGCGGGCGGGCGAACCTGCCGTTGGTGTTCGGCGGCAGCTCGGGGAACACCACCGGCCACGTCGACTTGTCGGGGAAGGTCGGATAGTCGTCGGCAGGTGGGTCGAGCTGCGGGAATTGCGACTTCTTGCGCTCAGCTCCCCGCCGCGAGCTGGTCACCCGGTTCGTCACCACGGTGCACATCCTGCCGCAACAGCGAAACCCGGTGATCGGCGACCGCTTGATCGACTCGGTAGACGCGCTCCACCAGCGGCAACGTGCGTAACTGTCGTTCCAGGTGCCACTGCAGATGCGCGGCCACCAAACCGCTGGCCTGGCTGCGGTGTGCCGACGTGGACGCCTCGGCGGCCGGCCAGTCGCCGTCGTGCAGCGCGGCCATCAGGTCCAGCACCGCCTGCGGCGGCGTCACCGACCCCGACGGCCGGCAGTGCACGCAGACGCTGCCGCCCGCCGCGACGTGGAACGCCCGGTGCGGGCCCGGTGTGGCGCAGCGGGCGCACTCGGTCAGCGCCGGCGCCCAGCCCGCGATTCCCATGGCGCGCAACAGGTACGCGTCGAGCACCAGTTCGCGCGGCCGGCTGCCGTCGGCGACCGCCCGCAACGCGCCGACGGTCAGCCGGTGCAGCGCGGGCATCGGGGCGCGCTCCTCACCGGCGAGCCGTTCGGCGGTCTCGAGCACCGCGCAGGCCGACGTGTAACGGCCGTAGTCGCTGACGATGTCGGAGGCGAACGCATCGA is a window from the Mycolicibacterium litorale genome containing:
- a CDS encoding decaprenyl diphosphate synthase; translated protein: MTSSRRGAERKKSQFPQLDPPADDYPTFPDKSTWPVVFPELPPNTNGRFARPPQHTSKAAAPKIPADQVPQHVAVVMDGNGRWATQRGLHRTEGHKMGEAVLIDITCGAIEIGIKHLTVYAFSTENWKRSTEEVRFLMGFNREVVRRRRENLNDMGVRMRWVGSRPRMWRSVSKEFDIAEEMTVDNDVITINYCVNYGGRTEIVEAARQLAQEAVDGKVNPGRITEAAFAKHLHRPDIPDVDLFIRTSGEQRASNFLLWQSAYAEYVFQDKLWPDYDRRDLWAACEEYVSRNRRFGRA
- a CDS encoding Fur family transcriptional regulator, whose translation is MSPAPVRATRQRAAIAELLEEVDDFRSAQELHDALRRRGEGIGLTTVYRTLQSMAESGLVDTLRTDTGESVYRRCSADHHHHLVCRACGATVEIQGGQVETWAADIAREHGFSDVSHTIEIFGVCGDCSGR
- a CDS encoding glycine--tRNA ligase, which codes for MAPSSSIIDTVANLAKRRGLVYQSGEIYGGTKSAWDYGPLGVELKENIKRQWWRSVVTGRDDVVGLDSAIILPREVWVASGHVEVFNDPLVECLNCHKRHRQDHMQEAYAEKRGIDDPDSVPMSEITCPDCGTKGQWTEPRDFNMMLKTYLGPIETEEGLHYLRPETAQGIFVNFANVVTTARKKPPFGIGQIGKSFRNEITPGNFIFRTREFEQMEMEFFVEPSTAKEWHQYWIDTRLQWYVDLGIDRDNLRLYEHPKEKLSHYSDRTVDIEYKFGFAGNPWGELEGVANRTDFDLSTHSKHSGTDLSFYDQATDTRYTPYVIEPAAGLTRSLMAFLVDAYTEDEAPNAKGGVDKRTVLRLDPRLAPVKAAVLPLSRHADLSPKARDLAAELRRNWNVEFDDAGAIGRRYRRQDEIGTPYCITVDFDSLEDHAVTIRERDTMTQDRIALSEVSDYLAVRLKGC
- the recO gene encoding DNA repair protein RecO; protein product: MRLYRDRAVVLRQHKLGEADRIVTLLTRDHGLVRAVAKGVRRTRSKFGARLEPFAHIDVQLHPGRNLDIVTQVQAIDAFASDIVSDYGRYTSACAVLETAERLAGEERAPMPALHRLTVGALRAVADGSRPRELVLDAYLLRAMGIAGWAPALTECARCATPGPHRAFHVAAGGSVCVHCRPSGSVTPPQAVLDLMAALHDGDWPAAEASTSAHRSQASGLVAAHLQWHLERQLRTLPLVERVYRVDQAVADHRVSLLRQDVHRGDEPGDQLAAGS
- a CDS encoding ArsR/SmtB family transcription factor — its product is MKIVSSTAASDTHQHSAAPVPELPAREVLESAGELLRALAAPVRIAIVLHLQHSARCVHELVDALGVPQPLVSQHLRILKQAGVVASERSGREVLYRLVDAHLVHIVTDAVAHAGEDAR